From Methanocella paludicola SANAE, a single genomic window includes:
- a CDS encoding secondary thiamine-phosphate synthase enzyme YjbQ, producing the protein MTVVTKTFSFQSKGRDDMIDITSNVQDSLTASGLTSGIVIVFVPGSTASITTIEYEPGLLKDFPRAMEKLAPREAHYDHDARWGDGNGHSHVRASTIGPSLVVPFQNGRLMLGTWQQIIFIDFDNRPRSRNVIVQAMGE; encoded by the coding sequence ATGACAGTGGTCACGAAGACGTTCTCGTTCCAGTCAAAAGGCCGGGACGACATGATCGACATCACGTCGAATGTCCAGGACTCTCTGACCGCCTCCGGCCTCACGAGCGGCATCGTGATCGTGTTCGTGCCTGGCAGCACGGCCTCTATTACCACTATCGAGTACGAGCCGGGCCTGCTCAAGGATTTCCCGCGGGCGATGGAAAAGCTGGCGCCCAGGGAGGCGCATTACGACCATGACGCCCGGTGGGGCGACGGCAACGGCCACTCCCACGTCCGCGCATCGACTATAGGGCCGAGCCTGGTCGTGCCCTTTCAGAACGGCCGGCTGATGCTCGGCACCTGGCAGCAGATTATCTTCATCGACTTCGATAACCGCCCCCGGTCCAGGAACGTTATCGTGCAGGCCATGGGTGAGTAA
- a CDS encoding class II SORL domain-containing protein, whose product MMKVAETTPNLFEKVNYPKDPNNMTDLEKKHWPRIECPDTVEANKPFDVTINIGVGIDHPSELAHFIEWISLGRTDGNIEMCREVLLPKFSYPRVTFKVALDKSTTLVARESCNLHGLWENKKQVNVK is encoded by the coding sequence ATGATGAAAGTTGCCGAAACTACCCCTAACCTCTTCGAGAAGGTCAACTACCCGAAAGACCCGAATAACATGACCGACCTGGAGAAAAAGCACTGGCCCAGGATCGAGTGCCCCGACACTGTCGAGGCGAACAAGCCGTTCGACGTTACTATTAATATTGGCGTGGGCATCGACCACCCGAGCGAGCTGGCGCACTTCATCGAGTGGATCAGCCTGGGTCGTACTGATGGTAATATTGAGATGTGCCGCGAGGTGCTGCTACCAAAGTTCTCGTATCCCCGTGTTACGTTCAAGGTCGCCCTCGATAAGAGCACCACGCTCGTGGCCCGGGAGAGCTGTAACCTGCACGGGTTATGGGAGAATAAGAAACAGGTTAACGTAAAATAA